One genomic segment of Natrononativus amylolyticus includes these proteins:
- a CDS encoding universal stress protein, whose protein sequence is MYDTILVPTDGSRVAERAVDHALELAGAFDADVHALYVVDTSAVDIGLGTEQVDRIRQGKFGDMPELEKRAKDATGSVATQADDRGIAVTEAVVGGQPHRQIADYAETHGVDLIVMGSAGRSGVRRALLGSVAERTLRSTKIPVLVVDIHEE, encoded by the coding sequence ATGTACGATACGATACTCGTCCCGACCGACGGTAGCAGAGTCGCAGAGCGAGCGGTCGACCACGCACTCGAGCTCGCGGGGGCGTTCGACGCGGACGTTCACGCGCTGTACGTCGTCGACACGAGCGCCGTCGACATCGGCCTCGGAACCGAGCAGGTCGACCGCATCAGACAGGGGAAGTTTGGCGACATGCCCGAACTCGAGAAGCGGGCGAAAGACGCGACCGGCAGCGTCGCAACCCAGGCCGACGACCGCGGAATCGCCGTCACCGAGGCGGTCGTCGGCGGCCAGCCCCACCGACAGATCGCCGACTACGCCGAGACCCACGGCGTCGACCTGATCGTGATGGGCTCTGCCGGTCGAAGCGGCGTCAGGCGGGCCTTACTCGGCAGCGTCGCCGAGCGGACCCTCCGCTCGACGAAGATCCCGGTGCTGGTCGTCGACATTCACGAGGAGTAG
- a CDS encoding tRNA (cytidine(56)-2'-O)-methyltransferase, whose amino-acid sequence MNETPEVVVLRLGHRPGRDERMTTHVGLTARALGADRVLLPENAGQSLETVEDITDRFGGPFEVELTDSPRAVVRGWAGRVVHLTMYGERVQDVEGEIRAAHRDDDEPLLVVVGAEKVPFDVYEEADWNVGVTNQPHSEVAGLAVFLDRLFEGRELEREWEGGDRRVVPQETGKRVVPTDEE is encoded by the coding sequence ATGAACGAGACACCCGAGGTCGTCGTCCTCAGGCTCGGCCACCGTCCCGGTCGGGACGAGCGGATGACGACCCACGTCGGCCTGACGGCGCGGGCGCTCGGCGCCGACCGCGTTCTGCTGCCGGAGAACGCGGGCCAGTCGCTCGAGACGGTCGAAGACATCACCGACCGCTTCGGCGGCCCCTTCGAGGTCGAACTCACCGACTCGCCCCGCGCGGTGGTCCGCGGCTGGGCGGGCCGCGTGGTTCACCTCACGATGTACGGCGAGCGCGTCCAGGACGTCGAAGGCGAGATCCGGGCCGCTCATCGGGACGACGACGAGCCCCTGCTGGTCGTCGTCGGCGCCGAAAAGGTGCCCTTCGACGTCTACGAGGAGGCGGACTGGAACGTCGGGGTGACGAACCAGCCACACTCGGAGGTGGCCGGACTGGCGGTGTTTCTCGACAGGTTGTTCGAGGGGCGAGAGCTCGAGCGCGAGTGGGAAGGCGGCGACCGACGCGTGGTCCCACAGGAGACGGGCAAGCGCGTCGTACCGACCGACGAGGAGTAG
- a CDS encoding transcription factor, translating to MAFDGLLEDPVIQKYLHELVGPKGMPVAAAPPDGEVTDEELAEELDLELNDVRRALFILYENDLATYRRLRDEDSGWLTYLWTFQYENIPENLEEEMYRLHDALADRQEYERNHEFYLCEICSIRFEFGEAMDFGFECPECGSPVESMDNDRLVTAMEGRLAALEDELNIDVDA from the coding sequence ATGGCTTTTGATGGGCTGCTCGAGGACCCGGTCATCCAGAAGTACTTACACGAGCTGGTCGGCCCGAAGGGGATGCCCGTCGCGGCGGCCCCGCCGGACGGCGAAGTAACCGACGAGGAGCTCGCAGAGGAGCTCGACCTCGAACTCAACGACGTCCGCCGGGCGCTGTTTATTCTCTACGAAAACGATCTCGCGACCTACCGCCGGCTGCGCGACGAGGACTCGGGGTGGCTCACCTACCTCTGGACGTTCCAGTACGAGAACATCCCCGAGAACCTAGAGGAGGAGATGTACCGCCTCCACGACGCCCTGGCGGACCGCCAGGAGTACGAGCGCAACCACGAGTTCTACCTCTGTGAGATCTGCTCGATCCGCTTCGAGTTCGGCGAGGCGATGGACTTCGGCTTCGAGTGTCCCGAGTGCGGCTCGCCGGTCGAGTCGATGGACAACGACCGCCTCGTCACCGCGATGGAGGGGCGCCTCGCGGCGCTCGAGGACGAACTCAACATCGACGTCGACGCATAA
- a CDS encoding DUF2110 family protein, whose product MVVLATKIYVSGDARERTLDSLRSLVGNELGDLEVEYEVGIRHDDFPSVTVEGEDATVARNVLREAFGEIVPDLQPGESYVGTLESWDDNGFVLDAGQPVRIPADELGLGAGSPPQIRERFGLVQHLPMQFVYGDVEEGGDTPSRLADAERDRLYDWTRGDGRLNVNSATRAEVRATLNRAGHAQDYVTIERLGLLEQSVICPEDTDPPGLLASVGKYLPAELRCVVP is encoded by the coding sequence ATGGTCGTTCTCGCAACGAAGATCTACGTCAGCGGCGATGCCCGCGAGCGCACGCTCGACTCGCTTCGCTCGCTCGTCGGGAACGAACTCGGCGACCTCGAGGTGGAGTACGAGGTCGGGATCCGTCACGACGACTTCCCCTCGGTGACGGTCGAGGGCGAGGACGCCACCGTCGCGCGAAACGTCCTCCGCGAGGCGTTCGGCGAGATCGTTCCGGACCTCCAGCCCGGCGAGAGCTACGTCGGCACCCTCGAGTCCTGGGACGACAACGGCTTCGTCCTCGACGCCGGCCAGCCGGTCCGGATTCCGGCCGACGAACTCGGCCTCGGTGCGGGTTCGCCCCCGCAGATCCGCGAGCGGTTCGGGCTGGTCCAGCACCTCCCGATGCAGTTCGTGTACGGCGACGTTGAGGAGGGCGGCGACACCCCCTCGCGACTCGCCGACGCGGAGCGCGACCGCCTTTACGACTGGACTCGCGGCGACGGGCGGCTGAACGTCAACAGCGCCACCCGCGCGGAGGTCCGGGCGACGCTCAACCGTGCCGGCCACGCCCAGGACTACGTGACGATCGAGCGCCTCGGACTGCTCGAGCAGAGCGTGATCTGTCCCGAGGACACCGATCCGCCGGGGCTGCTCGCGAGCGTCGGGAAGTATCTTCCCGCCGAACTCCGGTGTGTCGTCCCCTGA
- a CDS encoding DUF5803 family protein yields the protein MNRRLVLAAIAVALLATMAGCSMIFGGISDEELDREEEYDDLRDSDADVAIDIEGGSLIGSGEFRAVYDLNDTEELSLYRSNFYRDEALDIHSVRYWYPNGTEVTGSELDVDQSRSSTEVRVPDGNGTVAFSGGAGSKTFQLPAYTHGSYEVTLPEDHRTSNFLFGAVSPGGYEREVVDDRERLHWEHVDSTISLRFYNTRDIPLFAGLIGLLVLVGGTGIAYYYRQVKQLQDQREEMGLDVDIDDDSGKGPPPGMR from the coding sequence ATGAACCGCCGCCTCGTCCTCGCAGCGATCGCCGTTGCTCTCCTCGCGACGATGGCGGGCTGTTCGATGATCTTCGGCGGCATCTCCGACGAGGAACTCGACCGCGAGGAGGAGTACGACGACCTCCGCGACAGCGACGCCGACGTCGCCATCGACATCGAGGGCGGGAGCCTCATCGGTAGCGGCGAGTTCCGGGCGGTGTACGACTTGAACGACACCGAGGAGCTCTCGCTGTACCGGTCGAACTTCTACCGGGACGAGGCGCTCGACATCCACAGCGTCCGCTACTGGTACCCCAACGGCACCGAGGTGACGGGGTCGGAACTCGACGTCGACCAGAGCCGCTCGAGCACCGAGGTCAGAGTGCCGGACGGGAACGGAACGGTCGCCTTCTCCGGCGGCGCCGGGAGCAAGACGTTCCAGCTTCCCGCCTACACCCACGGCTCCTACGAGGTGACGCTGCCGGAGGACCACCGCACCTCGAACTTCCTGTTCGGCGCGGTCAGCCCCGGCGGCTACGAGCGCGAGGTCGTCGACGATCGCGAACGGCTCCACTGGGAGCACGTCGACAGCACGATCTCGCTTCGCTTCTACAACACGCGGGACATCCCGCTGTTCGCCGGCCTGATCGGCCTTCTCGTACTGGTCGGCGGCACCGGGATCGCCTACTACTACCGGCAGGTAAAGCAGTTACAGGACCAGCGCGAGGAGATGGGTCTCGACGTCGACATCGACGACGACTCGGGGAAGGGCCCGCCACCGGGAATGCGGTAG
- a CDS encoding sensor histidine kinase has product MAETTDRKMYSEIEDGRIPRVLIGLGLLLGAILAGQSFAIAFLTFPLTAAFIVVVATSVPCILVLILGGFKLTRSVMSTHRHYRVLQWSLSGLLVFTGVNLGLMTTIPVSGLFGAVGWVQWAASLGAGAGFLIGYFEASALEREAESQQAAVRSEELAERRELLTYLNGLLRHEVLNSANVIAGYASQIEETAGEGGPSAEYARIVRSEADELSRVTKDVRLLLEATDGGKTLEPVPLSAVLHDELRKLQNRYEGVETEASVPDDVYVQADDLLRRLFSNLFNNGVEHNDSAIPRVSVTATTAAGTVTVHVADNGPGVPDDAHDGLFDPTINMSPDHGLGLNIVRTLAHRYDGRITLTETGATGSVFTVHLPRAKAE; this is encoded by the coding sequence GTGGCGGAGACGACTGATAGAAAAATGTATAGCGAGATAGAAGACGGTCGGATACCTCGAGTGCTTATCGGGTTGGGCCTGCTCCTGGGTGCTATTCTCGCCGGGCAATCGTTCGCCATCGCGTTCCTCACGTTTCCGCTTACTGCCGCATTTATCGTCGTCGTCGCTACCAGCGTTCCGTGTATTCTCGTGTTGATTCTCGGCGGATTCAAACTCACGCGCTCGGTGATGTCCACACACCGTCATTACCGCGTTCTACAGTGGTCTCTCTCCGGACTCCTCGTTTTCACAGGTGTCAACCTCGGATTGATGACGACGATCCCCGTGAGTGGCCTCTTCGGAGCGGTCGGATGGGTACAGTGGGCGGCCAGTCTCGGCGCCGGTGCGGGTTTTCTCATCGGCTACTTCGAGGCGTCCGCGTTAGAACGGGAGGCAGAGTCCCAGCAGGCCGCTGTCCGATCCGAAGAACTCGCCGAGCGGCGGGAGTTGCTTACGTATCTGAACGGGTTGCTTCGCCACGAAGTGTTAAACTCGGCCAACGTCATCGCGGGATATGCCAGCCAGATCGAAGAGACGGCTGGCGAAGGTGGTCCCAGTGCGGAATACGCCAGGATCGTTCGATCCGAGGCGGACGAGTTGAGCCGCGTCACGAAAGACGTTCGTCTGTTGCTCGAGGCGACGGACGGGGGAAAGACGTTGGAACCAGTACCGCTCTCCGCAGTCTTGCACGACGAACTCCGGAAACTCCAGAACCGATACGAGGGGGTCGAAACGGAAGCGAGCGTTCCGGATGATGTCTACGTACAAGCGGACGACCTTCTCCGACGGTTGTTCTCCAATCTATTCAACAACGGGGTCGAACACAACGACAGCGCGATTCCACGCGTATCCGTGACCGCCACCACCGCGGCTGGCACGGTCACGGTCCACGTGGCGGATAACGGGCCCGGCGTTCCTGACGATGCTCACGACGGGTTGTTCGACCCCACGATCAACATGAGTCCCGACCACGGGCTCGGACTCAACATCGTTCGGACGCTGGCCCACCGGTACGATGGTCGGATTACCTTGACTGAAACCGGAGCAACGGGGAGCGTATTTACTGTTCACCTCCCTCGCGCGAAGGCTGAGTGA
- a CDS encoding chemotaxis protein CheW: MTPDLPESLLKPSSDESGAPPAGAPDETEELVRFVVLEIGPHRLAVDVDDVKTITDPPETLTAVPRSSRAVDGVTDLRGEITAVIDSRVHFPVEAEPPAAQRLIVFDRPTDRQPAAIRVDEVVGVETVPERAVRGADDLEDPTVAGGAIDHPLVCAIVEQERTPARSARGTRPHSPTAAKSADSTARERVASRLEQMGRGDSRDGDEFSTLEADEPATESEIPASEPVVVEATPLIDVDRLLRASGAVD, from the coding sequence ATGACACCTGATCTCCCCGAATCCCTCCTGAAACCCAGCAGCGACGAGTCTGGAGCGCCGCCCGCAGGTGCGCCCGACGAGACGGAGGAACTGGTTCGCTTCGTCGTCCTCGAGATCGGACCGCACCGACTCGCCGTCGACGTCGACGACGTCAAGACGATCACCGACCCGCCGGAAACCCTGACGGCGGTTCCCCGCTCCTCGCGCGCCGTCGACGGCGTCACCGACCTGCGCGGAGAGATCACCGCCGTGATCGACTCCCGCGTCCACTTTCCGGTCGAGGCCGAGCCACCGGCGGCCCAGCGTCTGATCGTCTTCGACCGGCCGACGGACCGCCAGCCGGCGGCGATCCGCGTCGACGAGGTCGTCGGCGTCGAAACCGTCCCCGAACGCGCCGTTCGCGGCGCCGACGACCTCGAGGACCCCACCGTCGCCGGCGGCGCGATCGACCACCCGCTCGTCTGCGCGATCGTCGAACAGGAGCGGACGCCGGCGCGAAGCGCCCGCGGGACGCGTCCGCACTCGCCGACCGCGGCGAAATCCGCCGACTCCACGGCCAGAGAACGAGTCGCCTCGAGACTCGAGCAGATGGGGCGAGGCGACAGCCGGGACGGCGACGAGTTCTCGACGCTCGAAGCGGACGAACCGGCGACGGAGTCAGAGATTCCGGCGTCCGAACCGGTCGTCGTCGAGGCGACGCCGCTGATCGACGTCGACCGGCTGCTGCGGGCGTCGGGAGCCGTCGACTGA
- a CDS encoding response regulator, with protein MSKGVLIVDDSHFMRNLLRQILEQEYRIVGEASNGAEAVKLYKERNPDIVMMDIVMPKCNGIKATAAIKKLDPRSRVIMCTSVGQREKMKLAVKAGADGYVTKPFEEPSVRKALADVVAV; from the coding sequence ATGTCGAAAGGGGTGCTCATCGTGGACGACTCTCATTTTATGCGGAATCTACTCCGGCAAATTCTCGAACAGGAGTACCGCATCGTAGGAGAGGCGTCTAACGGAGCCGAAGCCGTCAAACTGTACAAGGAACGGAACCCCGACATCGTCATGATGGACATCGTGATGCCCAAGTGTAACGGCATCAAGGCGACCGCGGCGATCAAGAAGCTCGATCCCCGGTCGCGCGTCATCATGTGTACGAGTGTCGGACAGCGAGAGAAGATGAAACTGGCCGTGAAAGCGGGCGCCGACGGCTACGTGACGAAGCCGTTCGAGGAGCCGAGCGTCCGGAAGGCCCTGGCTGACGTCGTCGCGGTATGA
- the cheB gene encoding chemotaxis-specific protein-glutamate methyltransferase CheB produces MTCVLVVDDSQFVRTVVGNALATAGYRVETAADGREAVAAADRYEPAVITMDVEMPGLGGIDAVERIMSTTPTAILMLSAHTERGADATLEALERGAVSFVHKPDGSDSRNLAHLTEAVVEAVDELVAADVSSLALARAAAAVHSTGPNRHRRVAVAGGSASQREPDATARGRGASTSRAVDVDAGEPTVVVGASTGGPKIVEGLLAGLPAALDATVLVVQHMPAGFTGRFASRLDEISEYDVREARDGDRIDAGEALVAPGGYHLEVAASVGGRVRVRLDDGERRHGVRPAIDVTMQTAAERVSGPLCGVVLSGMGRDGAAGIEAIAAADGVTVAQDEATSPVFGIPAKAIETGCVDAVVPAERLADELVDALTTNGENDD; encoded by the coding sequence ATGACGTGCGTACTCGTTGTCGACGACTCGCAGTTCGTGCGGACAGTCGTCGGCAACGCGCTCGCAACGGCCGGCTACCGCGTCGAGACCGCCGCCGACGGTCGCGAGGCCGTCGCCGCGGCCGACCGATACGAGCCGGCGGTCATCACGATGGACGTCGAAATGCCGGGGCTGGGCGGTATCGACGCGGTCGAGCGGATCATGTCGACCACTCCGACCGCGATCCTCATGCTCAGCGCCCACACCGAACGAGGGGCCGACGCGACGCTCGAGGCACTCGAGCGCGGCGCCGTCTCGTTCGTTCACAAGCCCGACGGCTCCGACTCGCGGAACCTCGCGCACCTGACCGAGGCGGTCGTCGAGGCGGTCGACGAACTCGTCGCGGCGGACGTCTCCTCGCTCGCGCTCGCGCGGGCGGCGGCGGCCGTCCACTCGACGGGGCCGAACCGCCACCGCCGAGTCGCCGTCGCCGGCGGCAGCGCGAGCCAACGGGAGCCGGATGCGACGGCTCGAGGCCGGGGCGCCTCGACGAGCCGGGCGGTCGACGTCGACGCCGGCGAGCCGACGGTCGTCGTCGGCGCCTCGACCGGCGGACCGAAGATCGTCGAGGGGCTGCTCGCCGGCCTTCCCGCGGCCCTGGACGCGACGGTGCTCGTGGTCCAGCACATGCCCGCCGGATTCACCGGCCGATTCGCGAGCCGCCTCGACGAGATCAGCGAGTACGACGTCCGCGAGGCTCGAGACGGTGACCGGATCGACGCCGGCGAGGCGCTCGTCGCACCCGGCGGATACCACCTCGAGGTCGCCGCCAGCGTCGGCGGTCGCGTTCGCGTTCGGCTCGACGACGGCGAGCGTCGCCACGGCGTTCGGCCGGCGATCGACGTCACGATGCAGACCGCCGCCGAACGGGTCTCGGGGCCGCTCTGCGGCGTCGTCCTGAGCGGCATGGGTCGTGACGGCGCGGCGGGGATCGAAGCGATCGCCGCCGCCGACGGGGTGACGGTCGCACAGGACGAGGCGACGAGCCCCGTCTTCGGCATCCCCGCCAAGGCGATCGAAACCGGTTGCGTCGACGCCGTCGTCCCCGCAGAACGGCTCGCGGACGAACTCGTCGACGCCCTTACAACGAACGGAGAGAACGATGACTGA
- a CDS encoding Hpt domain-containing protein has protein sequence MTDDYWSDFVHESEEHITELNNALLALEGSPDDRQAIDGIFRIAHTLKGNCGAMGLTRASDLAHALEDLLDGVRTGAVDVSPALMDTVFDGVDALEAMIAEVDDGGEVETDPGATIEAIRARIDAAEEPDAGELTAPTDEELEAVLARFDPPTDPDHDAFLARLAIADAGGDDDGVRVVTALEDAFELLGTDPSLEAIENREYGSRFDAVFASPVGEGAIAAALEPVDAVDAFEIVTVTGRLERAADREGPLSGLDSPRTNLSTDDAQELSVDELLDEFEEFDDLDAMVEETDGDDLDVFDEMGEAGSFDDLLGDAGLEPVDAPDEPSSPEPTEADDDVGDDAGAVFAELKDEVEMVGFEELQDELDELEFDEFDSDDEVSMAELLGEDADTDDSFLAVDDEVDAADAFEPETSEAVPEEPETSESPARVSEFEGADDEATEVDLDSAAEADPDDVTVSFEEADDVADNRAEADDATADDEWTPEFDGTDETQAEDEAIADEFADDGFDSEFADDEFGTDGDWTSEDEADPFALEEPADDALDGFGTADDLESSDGFDAPGGADEFGAFEPGDDSMGDGFDDDFALAPEDDAAGVDDLESADEFETPAFEGVDDFGGVDEPAAFDPAESAAGDVGFEETDDSSTTDRVVAEAPPFPIPDLTVPEPREGAIGDESEGLQSVRVDVEQIDSLLTLVEGLVTSRVRLRHAIEAEEDPKTVARELDDLESITSDLQETVMDVRLVPLQTVTNRLPRVVRDIAREQDKEVAFEIDGEDVELDRSILDRIGDPLIHLVRNAVDHGIETPEEREAADKPREGTVEVSASRSRDRVRLVVEDDGSGLDPDRLRDAAVENGVLTGDEAADLSESDAYDLIFHPGLSTAEEVTDVSGRGVGMDVVKRTIERLDGTVSVDSELEAGTTVTMTLPVTVAIADVLFLEAGGVSFGVPVKAVQDIEHGGAIERVDGRDVLSADDADVPVVRLAEEFDLPAGDSSAGMVVRLRDAVRPVALHCETVSGQQEVVVKPFEGFMGDIPGISGATVRGRGNVVSILDVTSI, from the coding sequence ATGACTGACGACTACTGGAGCGACTTCGTTCACGAGAGCGAAGAGCACATCACGGAACTCAACAACGCGCTGCTCGCCCTCGAGGGAAGCCCCGACGACCGGCAGGCGATCGACGGCATCTTCCGGATCGCCCACACCCTCAAGGGGAACTGCGGAGCGATGGGGCTGACGCGGGCGAGCGACCTCGCCCACGCGCTCGAGGACCTCCTCGACGGCGTCCGAACGGGCGCGGTCGACGTCTCGCCGGCGCTCATGGACACCGTCTTCGACGGCGTCGACGCCCTCGAGGCGATGATCGCGGAGGTGGACGACGGCGGCGAGGTCGAGACCGATCCGGGGGCGACGATCGAGGCGATACGCGCCCGGATCGACGCGGCCGAAGAACCCGACGCCGGGGAGCTGACGGCGCCCACCGACGAGGAACTCGAGGCCGTCCTCGCGCGGTTCGACCCGCCTACGGACCCCGACCACGACGCGTTTCTCGCCCGCCTCGCGATCGCCGACGCTGGCGGCGACGACGACGGGGTTCGCGTCGTCACGGCGCTCGAGGACGCGTTCGAACTGCTCGGCACCGACCCCTCCCTCGAGGCGATCGAGAACCGGGAGTACGGCTCGCGATTCGACGCCGTCTTCGCCAGCCCGGTCGGCGAGGGAGCGATCGCGGCCGCCCTCGAACCCGTCGACGCCGTCGACGCCTTCGAGATCGTGACCGTCACGGGCCGGCTGGAGCGGGCCGCCGACCGGGAGGGGCCGCTGTCCGGACTCGACTCGCCGCGGACGAACCTCTCGACGGACGACGCACAGGAGCTCTCGGTCGACGAACTGCTCGACGAGTTCGAGGAGTTCGACGACCTCGACGCGATGGTCGAAGAGACCGACGGGGACGACCTCGACGTCTTCGACGAGATGGGCGAGGCGGGCTCGTTCGACGACCTGCTCGGCGACGCCGGCCTCGAGCCCGTCGACGCGCCCGACGAGCCGAGTTCCCCGGAGCCGACCGAGGCAGACGACGACGTCGGTGACGACGCGGGTGCGGTCTTCGCCGAGCTCAAAGACGAAGTCGAGATGGTCGGCTTCGAGGAGCTCCAGGACGAACTCGACGAGCTCGAGTTCGACGAGTTCGACAGCGACGACGAGGTCAGCATGGCCGAACTGCTGGGCGAGGACGCCGACACCGACGACTCGTTCCTCGCGGTCGACGACGAGGTCGACGCGGCAGACGCCTTCGAACCGGAGACGTCCGAGGCAGTCCCCGAAGAACCGGAGACGTCCGAGTCTCCTGCGAGGGTGAGCGAGTTCGAGGGGGCCGACGACGAAGCCACCGAGGTCGACCTCGACTCCGCCGCCGAGGCGGACCCCGACGACGTGACCGTGTCGTTCGAGGAGGCCGACGACGTGGCCGACAATCGAGCCGAGGCGGACGACGCCACGGCGGACGACGAGTGGACTCCCGAGTTCGACGGGACAGACGAAACGCAGGCGGAAGACGAAGCGATCGCCGACGAGTTCGCGGACGACGGGTTCGACAGCGAGTTTGCCGACGACGAGTTCGGGACCGACGGTGACTGGACCTCCGAGGACGAAGCGGACCCGTTCGCCCTCGAGGAGCCGGCCGACGACGCGCTCGACGGGTTCGGAACCGCGGACGACCTCGAGTCCTCGGACGGGTTCGATGCGCCCGGTGGCGCCGACGAGTTCGGCGCGTTCGAACCCGGCGACGATTCTATGGGGGACGGATTCGACGACGACTTCGCGCTGGCGCCCGAGGACGACGCGGCAGGCGTGGACGACCTCGAGTCGGCCGACGAGTTCGAGACGCCCGCGTTCGAGGGAGTCGACGACTTCGGCGGTGTCGACGAGCCGGCCGCGTTCGATCCGGCCGAGAGCGCCGCCGGCGACGTCGGCTTCGAGGAGACGGACGACTCGTCGACGACCGACCGCGTCGTCGCGGAGGCGCCGCCGTTCCCGATTCCCGATCTCACGGTTCCGGAACCGAGAGAGGGCGCGATCGGCGACGAGAGCGAGGGCCTCCAGTCGGTCCGCGTCGACGTCGAGCAGATCGACTCGCTGCTCACTCTGGTCGAGGGGCTGGTCACGAGCCGCGTTCGCTTGCGACACGCGATCGAAGCCGAAGAGGACCCCAAGACGGTGGCTCGAGAGCTCGACGACCTCGAGAGCATCACGTCGGACCTCCAGGAGACGGTGATGGACGTTCGGCTCGTCCCGCTCCAGACGGTCACGAACCGGCTGCCGCGGGTCGTCCGCGACATCGCCAGAGAGCAGGACAAGGAGGTCGCATTCGAGATCGACGGCGAGGACGTCGAACTCGACCGGAGCATCCTCGATCGGATCGGCGATCCGCTGATCCACCTGGTCCGGAACGCCGTCGACCACGGTATCGAGACGCCCGAAGAGCGCGAGGCCGCGGACAAGCCCCGCGAGGGAACCGTCGAAGTCAGCGCGAGCCGGTCCCGTGACCGCGTTCGACTCGTCGTCGAGGACGACGGGAGCGGGCTTGACCCCGATCGGTTGCGCGACGCCGCCGTCGAAAACGGCGTGCTCACCGGCGACGAAGCCGCCGACCTCTCGGAGTCGGACGCCTACGACCTGATCTTCCACCCCGGCCTCTCGACGGCCGAGGAGGTGACGGACGTCAGCGGTCGCGGCGTCGGCATGGACGTCGTCAAGCGGACCATCGAGCGCCTCGACGGAACCGTCTCCGTCGACAGCGAACTCGAGGCCGGAACGACGGTGACGATGACGCTGCCGGTGACGGTCGCCATCGCCGACGTGCTCTTTCTCGAGGCCGGCGGAGTGTCGTTCGGCGTGCCGGTCAAGGCAGTACAGGACATCGAACACGGGGGAGCGATCGAGCGAGTCGACGGCCGGGACGTGCTTTCGGCCGACGACGCGGACGTACCGGTCGTCCGCCTCGCCGAGGAGTTCGACCTGCCGGCGGGCGACTCGAGCGCCGGCATGGTCGTCCGCCTCCGCGATGCGGTGCGGCCGGTCGCGTTGCACTGCGAGACGGTCTCCGGCCAGCAGGAAGTCGTCGTCAAACCGTTCGAGGGATTCATGGGGGACATTCCCGGCATCAGCGGCGCGACGGTTCGCGGTCGGGGCAACGTGGTCTCAATCCTGGATGTGACATCGATATGA
- a CDS encoding chemotaxis protein CheC encodes MTLKVDIRKLSFINKMAKVGTNGVADNMSKLTGENARMEVTKTNFIDVDDIQSQLEPGKRVGVRVRLLDPPHGHILILFPEASAKKITAIMLSDVVDDMSNVSGKMARSAVEEMGNMMASGFIDGWANVLGRGIDIAAPQLVYAPAGEIVVRTAGLGGDDLALFFDSDLSVPSYQIEAEIYAFPELETFVEMVNGIDVQPA; translated from the coding sequence ATGACGTTGAAAGTCGATATTCGAAAGCTAAGTTTCATCAATAAAATGGCAAAGGTCGGGACGAACGGCGTCGCCGATAACATGAGCAAACTCACGGGCGAAAACGCCCGGATGGAGGTGACGAAGACGAACTTCATCGACGTCGACGACATCCAGTCCCAGCTCGAGCCGGGCAAGCGCGTCGGCGTCCGGGTCCGGCTGCTCGACCCGCCACACGGACACATCCTCATCCTCTTTCCCGAGGCGAGCGCGAAGAAGATCACGGCGATCATGCTCAGCGACGTCGTCGACGACATGTCGAACGTCTCCGGGAAGATGGCCCGCAGCGCGGTCGAGGAGATGGGGAACATGATGGCGAGCGGGTTCATCGACGGCTGGGCCAACGTGCTCGGCCGCGGGATCGACATCGCCGCACCACAGCTGGTGTACGCCCCCGCCGGCGAGATCGTCGTCCGAACCGCCGGCCTCGGCGGCGACGACCTCGCGCTGTTTTTCGACTCCGATCTGTCGGTGCCGAGTTACCAGATCGAAGCCGAGATCTACGCCTTCCCCGAGCTCGAAACGTTCGTCGAGATGGTCAACGGTATCGACGTCCAGCCCGCATGA